The Mucilaginibacter terrenus genome has a segment encoding these proteins:
- a CDS encoding tetratricopeptide repeat-containing sensor histidine kinase, translating into MKKILFLIVFLTIQSKIGVSQDKETLLLKLKSDTRDTARINNLLKLSKHMLTFSGVQKSQIDSAFIFINQAIQLNRNYKNWHIQGQADLQLSLYYNLKGEKEKAAAKSNAALLLFTQKNDLRNQAESYIAIGQCYENEGAEGLKKIGYYRKACDLFQKTGQIERTASTLIDIADLLTFQGANNTLEEIQNLKQAIALYSTINYKKLYGVYDLLGSALRLYGDLVNALRYELLAIKSYEINGDHSLQLCTIYNRTGQCYIGLNNYKQAIDYLLKSLEIAHEFKSEVSVITVSINLSTAYLGSGQYEKAVKILKSIEASPLLNGQTTLNIAIYGKMMLGYLGLKRFDEAKHYFAKIQQLNPAGTKETYKRPVDYIISYYIATQQYKLCYPLLEMNKQIGSSTKIYELNGKNELNWFKVDSALGKYKSAISHFQQYKTFTDSANSVIKNRQIALYNAEFDSERKDHNILMQQKDIEFLKKESELKADKAKADQKLLLGGLGVTILLLGIGYNRFRLKQRINDKLRIQQEEIVRQKFGLEQLLLEKEDLLADKDELLKDKDWLIKEVHHRVKNNLQIVMSLLSSQCSYLENTAALEAIRESQNRVQAISLIHQKLYTSSNVSSINMAAYVSDLVGYLADCFDTRRHRIRIEQLVENFNIDLAQAVPLGLILNEAITNAIKYAFNPDGGEIIIAIHQVGRDGLMLHISDNGCGLPENFDLKNASSLGMEMMKALSKQLGGDFKIRNQSGLHISVEFMIEKVLGTVAS; encoded by the coding sequence ATGAAAAAAATCTTGTTTCTCATCGTCTTTTTAACAATTCAGTCGAAAATCGGGGTAAGTCAAGATAAAGAAACTTTGTTATTAAAATTAAAAAGTGATACCCGGGATACGGCCAGAATAAACAATTTACTTAAGCTTTCAAAGCACATGTTGACTTTCTCCGGTGTTCAAAAATCTCAGATTGACAGTGCATTTATTTTTATAAATCAAGCAATACAATTAAACCGCAATTATAAGAACTGGCATATTCAAGGGCAGGCTGACCTTCAATTATCTCTTTATTACAACTTAAAAGGAGAAAAAGAAAAGGCGGCAGCAAAGTCAAACGCTGCGCTACTTTTGTTCACTCAAAAAAATGATTTGCGAAACCAGGCAGAGTCTTATATCGCGATAGGGCAATGTTATGAAAACGAAGGAGCAGAAGGTCTAAAAAAAATCGGTTATTACAGAAAAGCGTGTGATCTTTTCCAGAAAACAGGTCAGATCGAGCGCACTGCCTCAACCCTAATCGACATCGCCGATCTGCTTACCTTCCAGGGTGCCAATAACACACTCGAAGAAATCCAAAACCTCAAGCAGGCTATCGCACTATATTCCACTATAAATTATAAAAAACTTTATGGCGTTTATGACTTGCTGGGGTCGGCGCTCAGATTATACGGCGATTTGGTGAACGCTTTAAGGTATGAATTGCTAGCTATCAAATCTTACGAAATTAACGGTGACCATTCGCTGCAGTTATGTACGATCTACAACCGTACCGGGCAGTGCTATATAGGTCTAAATAACTATAAACAGGCCATCGACTATTTGCTCAAATCGCTGGAAATTGCCCATGAATTCAAATCAGAAGTATCAGTAATCACCGTATCTATAAATTTATCAACGGCATACCTTGGTAGCGGTCAATATGAGAAAGCTGTTAAGATTTTGAAAAGCATAGAAGCCTCACCACTCCTTAACGGGCAGACTACGCTTAATATAGCGATCTATGGGAAGATGATGCTCGGCTATCTGGGGCTAAAACGATTTGACGAGGCAAAACATTATTTTGCCAAAATACAACAGTTAAATCCTGCCGGCACAAAAGAAACCTATAAAAGGCCTGTAGATTATATCATTAGCTATTACATAGCAACACAACAGTATAAATTATGTTACCCCTTACTGGAGATGAACAAGCAAATTGGCTCATCTACAAAAATCTATGAGTTGAATGGCAAGAATGAGCTTAACTGGTTTAAAGTAGATTCGGCTCTCGGCAAATATAAATCCGCTATTTCCCATTTTCAACAGTATAAAACCTTTACAGATTCAGCCAATAGCGTGATAAAAAATCGTCAAATTGCATTGTACAACGCGGAGTTTGATAGTGAGCGCAAGGATCATAATATTCTAATGCAGCAAAAAGATATTGAGTTCTTGAAAAAAGAATCCGAACTTAAAGCTGATAAGGCTAAGGCGGATCAGAAGCTTCTATTAGGCGGGCTGGGAGTCACGATTTTGCTACTGGGCATAGGTTACAATCGGTTTCGCTTAAAACAACGCATTAATGATAAATTGCGAATTCAACAAGAAGAGATCGTTCGGCAAAAGTTTGGACTCGAACAATTGTTATTAGAGAAGGAAGATTTATTGGCCGATAAAGATGAGTTGCTCAAGGATAAGGATTGGCTGATAAAAGAGGTGCATCACCGGGTAAAAAACAACCTTCAGATCGTTATGAGTCTGCTAAGCTCACAATGTTCCTACCTGGAAAATACCGCTGCATTGGAGGCAATTCGGGAGAGTCAAAACAGGGTGCAGGCGATTTCCCTAATTCACCAAAAGCTGTACACCAGCAGCAATGTATCCAGCATTAACATGGCAGCATATGTTTCAGATCTTGTTGGTTACCTGGCAGATTGCTTTGATACTCGTCGCCACCGGATAAGAATCGAACAGCTCGTCGAGAATTTTAACATTGATCTGGCTCAGGCAGTACCGCTTGGGCTTATCCTTAACGAAGCAATTACTAACGCTATTAAATATGCTTTCAATCCGGACGGTGGAGAGATCATAATCGCTATTCACCAGGTAGGCAGAGATGGATTAATGTTGCATATCAGCGACAACGGGTGCGGGTTACCTGAAAATTTTGATCTAAAAAACGCCTCTTCACTTGGGATGGAAATGATGAAAGCATTGAGTAAGCAATTGGGCGGGGATTTCAAAATCCGTAATCAATCCGGTTTGCACATTAGCGTAGAATTTATGATTGAAAAGGTTTTAGGCACTGTTGCCAGCTAG
- a CDS encoding HlyD family secretion protein encodes MDTIAKSKFHPGNIILGITALLVVLAAIFYFTGYFLREKHFLETNDAQVESYINPISARTGGYIKKVLFEEHQEVKAGDTLVILDNRENRQRLTEAEAAVEDSRAQLAVLEAGISSAQTATLVNKDQINGAKARLVLQQADIKRYKKLVKDEAVTGSDLESVQSRYDVSVSDYSAAENNLKTSYARIAELKSRRALLAADLKRKMAELELARLNLGYTTIIAPYTGRMGKKTILEGQQIQPGQPLVSIVNEKDKWVTANFKETQVYGMYIGQPVEIRVDAIDDKVYQGTIEAIAASTGAKFSLLPPDNATGNFVKIVQRIPIKIRFTSSDISPVKAGMNVMVSVKKKAI; translated from the coding sequence ATGGATACTATAGCAAAATCAAAGTTTCATCCAGGCAATATAATTTTAGGCATAACCGCCCTGCTGGTTGTCCTGGCGGCAATTTTTTATTTCACCGGTTATTTTCTGAGGGAAAAGCATTTTTTGGAAACAAATGATGCACAGGTTGAATCCTATATCAACCCGATATCCGCACGTACCGGCGGCTACATCAAAAAAGTACTGTTTGAAGAACATCAGGAGGTCAAAGCCGGTGACACGCTGGTCATCCTGGACAACAGGGAAAACCGTCAGCGACTTACCGAAGCTGAAGCCGCAGTGGAGGATTCCCGCGCACAACTGGCCGTTCTGGAGGCTGGTATCTCGTCTGCCCAAACCGCAACGCTGGTAAATAAGGACCAGATTAACGGAGCCAAGGCAAGGTTAGTGCTACAACAGGCGGATATTAAGCGGTATAAGAAGCTGGTAAAAGATGAAGCCGTTACAGGGTCAGACTTGGAATCAGTACAATCGCGTTATGATGTCTCGGTGAGTGACTACAGCGCTGCGGAAAATAATCTAAAAACCAGCTACGCCAGGATTGCGGAGCTTAAATCCCGTCGGGCATTGCTGGCAGCGGACCTGAAAAGAAAAATGGCGGAACTTGAACTGGCACGTCTTAATCTAGGCTATACCACCATTATAGCGCCATACACAGGAAGGATGGGCAAAAAAACGATACTGGAAGGTCAGCAAATCCAGCCCGGTCAACCGCTGGTCTCCATCGTCAACGAAAAAGACAAATGGGTTACCGCAAATTTTAAAGAAACCCAAGTTTACGGCATGTATATCGGGCAACCGGTCGAAATACGCGTAGATGCCATTGATGATAAAGTTTACCAGGGAACTATTGAGGCGATCGCTGCCTCGACAGGCGCTAAGTTTTCGCTGCTGCCGCCTGATAATGCTACCGGGAACTTTGTCAAGATCGTGCAAAGAATTCCGATAAAAATCAGATTCACTTCTTCTGACATCAGCCCGGTTAAGGCCGGCATGAACGTAATGGTTTCAGTTAAAAAGAAAGCGATATGA
- a CDS encoding DUF3943 domain-containing protein, producing MMNKIIISCWIVISLLSLPIFAIAQQMPLYRPNRLDTTETSIIKTTAVKKNFGKAASSWALAEVLPWSFDRYVRNADYARISFSTIRHNLNPGSWTWDNDRFQTNQLGHPFHGSLFYNSFRANGYNFWQSALATAAGSYFWESTAENQAPAPNDFINTTFGGIVLGEMTHRLANKLINYHRRGLKRQLSETGATLINPMNGFSRMIDSKWGRETESNQEADSSKISVAFDLGARSFRVTATNQFPGRNTFGWYGRIKLLYGTPAEKFTEPFSNISITTEVGQDDSSKVNIVSVYGSITGWELEGSNRTRYLLILSANYDYIHNEAFFYGGQSVKLNLFTEYDLPGKVKLNTSFGAGPVILAAIPNRHPYNGRSYDYGPGIAINGAVKLDIDKLAFSALYKGGWMHSVNGNQSNYYLHTVAGELSFMLTEGFAVTSEGGYYALLGRYKDDNNTNKRYPYIKFAIRYTLTL from the coding sequence ATGATGAACAAAATAATTATAAGCTGTTGGATCGTAATTTCTCTTTTAAGCCTGCCCATTTTCGCTATAGCGCAACAAATGCCGCTTTACAGGCCAAATCGTTTGGATACTACCGAAACGTCCATCATTAAAACCACAGCGGTAAAAAAGAACTTTGGCAAGGCCGCCAGCTCCTGGGCGTTGGCAGAAGTTTTGCCATGGTCATTTGACCGGTATGTCCGTAATGCGGATTATGCCAGAATATCCTTTAGCACCATCCGCCATAATTTAAATCCAGGTTCCTGGACCTGGGACAATGACCGGTTTCAAACCAACCAGTTGGGGCATCCTTTTCATGGCAGCCTATTTTACAACTCCTTCAGGGCTAACGGGTATAATTTTTGGCAATCCGCACTGGCCACCGCGGCCGGAAGCTACTTTTGGGAATCCACCGCCGAGAATCAGGCACCTGCACCTAACGACTTCATTAACACCACTTTTGGTGGCATAGTATTAGGTGAAATGACTCACCGGCTGGCTAATAAATTGATTAATTATCACCGGCGCGGTTTAAAGAGGCAGCTTAGCGAAACTGGAGCCACGTTAATCAATCCAATGAATGGCTTTAGCCGCATGATCGATAGTAAATGGGGTCGTGAAACAGAAAGTAACCAGGAAGCAGATTCATCAAAAATTAGCGTAGCTTTTGACCTGGGGGCGCGGAGTTTCAGGGTCACCGCAACAAATCAATTCCCCGGTCGAAATACATTTGGCTGGTATGGCCGGATCAAGTTATTATATGGAACTCCGGCCGAGAAGTTTACGGAACCATTCAGCAATATCTCGATCACGACGGAAGTAGGGCAGGACGACAGTTCTAAAGTGAATATCGTCAGTGTGTACGGATCCATAACGGGCTGGGAACTGGAAGGGTCAAACCGGACACGATACTTGCTGATCCTTTCCGCTAATTATGATTACATTCATAACGAAGCTTTCTTTTACGGTGGTCAAAGTGTAAAGCTCAATCTCTTTACAGAATATGACCTGCCCGGGAAGGTGAAGCTCAATACGTCTTTTGGCGCCGGCCCGGTCATCTTGGCAGCCATCCCTAACCGTCATCCCTATAATGGTAGAAGTTACGATTACGGCCCTGGGATTGCCATCAACGGCGCCGTAAAGCTGGACATTGATAAACTGGCCTTTAGCGCACTTTATAAAGGCGGTTGGATGCATTCTGTAAATGGAAATCAGTCAAATTACTATCTGCATACCGTGGCCGGCGAACTTAGTTTTATGTTAACAGAAGGTTTCGCGGTCACCTCAGAAGGGGGCTACTACGCTTTATTAGGCAGATACAAGGATGATAACAATACGAACAAGCGATATCCATATATTAAATTCGCAATCAGGTATACACTTACCCTTTAG
- a CDS encoding NAD(P)-dependent alcohol dehydrogenase, with the protein MEITVAVTKEKNAPFTFEQAELDGPRANEVMIKITACGICHTDLAARDQIYPAPLPIVLGHEGSGVVEAVGNEVTKVKPGDHVVISYGHCGKCPNCLKGSPSYCYNFVGLNFGGGRADGSHAHHQKNDGLNDFFFQQSSFGTYTIAPEINVVKVDPTVPLELLGPLGCGIQTGAGSVINALKPGPGSSILIFGTGAVGLSAIMAAAATGCTTIIAVDINAGRLELALKLGATHTLDSRQSDFADAIKAIDSDGIDYALDTTGRNEVINLALYALKSRGVCGIIGASHTAVSFDANYMVGKGLTIKGIVEGESIPEIFIPQLVALHKAGKFPFDQLIKFYDPAEMNQAAEDSEKGVTIKPVIRFDQLTII; encoded by the coding sequence ATGGAAATTACAGTAGCTGTAACTAAAGAAAAAAACGCGCCGTTTACCTTCGAACAAGCGGAGCTTGACGGGCCCCGCGCCAATGAAGTAATGATTAAAATTACGGCCTGCGGTATTTGTCATACCGACCTTGCTGCGAGGGACCAAATATATCCCGCACCATTACCGATCGTGCTGGGTCACGAAGGATCCGGCGTTGTCGAAGCAGTAGGAAACGAAGTGACAAAAGTTAAACCGGGTGATCATGTGGTGATCAGCTACGGACATTGCGGCAAATGTCCGAACTGCCTCAAGGGCAGCCCCTCTTATTGCTACAACTTTGTAGGCCTGAATTTCGGCGGCGGCCGTGCAGATGGCAGTCATGCGCACCACCAAAAAAATGATGGGCTGAATGACTTCTTTTTCCAGCAGTCATCTTTCGGCACTTATACCATTGCCCCGGAGATCAATGTGGTTAAAGTAGACCCAACCGTCCCGCTGGAATTGCTCGGTCCGCTGGGCTGCGGCATCCAAACCGGTGCGGGCTCAGTTATTAATGCCCTGAAGCCCGGACCCGGCTCCAGCATCCTGATCTTTGGTACCGGTGCAGTGGGCCTGTCGGCTATTATGGCTGCAGCCGCCACGGGCTGCACAACTATCATCGCGGTCGATATTAATGCCGGCAGGCTGGAACTCGCGCTCAAGCTTGGTGCTACCCATACGCTCGACAGCAGACAAAGTGATTTTGCGGACGCCATCAAGGCCATTGATTCCGACGGCATTGACTACGCATTGGATACAACAGGCAGGAACGAGGTCATTAATTTAGCGCTTTACGCGCTGAAATCAAGAGGGGTTTGCGGCATCATAGGTGCTTCTCACACTGCGGTTTCTTTCGATGCCAATTATATGGTTGGAAAAGGCTTGACTATAAAAGGGATCGTGGAAGGCGAGAGCATACCGGAAATTTTTATACCGCAACTTGTAGCGCTTCATAAGGCCGGAAAATTTCCCTTTGACCAACTGATCAAATTTTACGATCCCGCGGAAATGAACCAGGCGGCGGAAGATTCTGAAAAAGGCGTTACCATCAAACCGGTGATCAGGTTTGATCAGCTGACTATTATTTAG
- a CDS encoding Dps family protein, producing MNNDIGNTPVATPEVAQLLTKLLAEECVLYTKTRYAHWNVGGPIFHTVSVFFQSQYQQLEEIFDSVAKKIRTLGHYPIRILKVLLEHTQDRRKKRQLRIYPGIISGR from the coding sequence ATGAACAATGATATTGGAAATACGCCTGTCGCGACCCCTGAGGTCGCGCAGCTTTTAACAAAACTGCTCGCCGAGGAATGCGTGCTTTATACCAAAACCAGATATGCCCATTGGAATGTCGGGGGTCCTATTTTTCATACCGTCTCCGTATTCTTTCAGTCGCAGTACCAACAATTGGAAGAAATCTTTGACAGCGTTGCAAAAAAGATCCGCACCCTGGGCCATTATCCTATCAGAATTTTAAAAGTTTTACTGGAACATACCCAAGACCGGCGGAAAAAACGACAGTTGCGCATTTATCCAGGAATTATTAGCGGACGATAG
- a CDS encoding alpha/beta fold hydrolase, protein MNNYNKKAALLKRFTALVIIAMMSLGVFASCSKNDDDVKTVKTFVLIHGAWQGAWVWQNVQAGLVAAGHKVIVVELPGHGEDKTPPATLNLNAYRDKVVAAINGVSGKVVLVGHSMGGMVITSVAEVIPNKIEKLVYIGAFLPATGQSLGDLAGTDAQSLLGPNIIPSADQLTLDIKRDQVVNIFCQDGPASVQAQVNAMFRVEPAIPFGDKVTITAANFGAVDKYYIHTLLDHAVGIDLQNRMAKAAGITKQYNLNSGHCPFLSMPEQVTLTLLTITK, encoded by the coding sequence ATGAACAACTACAACAAAAAAGCTGCTCTTTTAAAAAGATTCACGGCCTTGGTAATCATTGCCATGATGTCCCTCGGTGTTTTCGCGTCCTGTTCGAAGAACGACGATGACGTCAAAACGGTAAAAACATTCGTGCTAATCCACGGGGCCTGGCAGGGGGCATGGGTCTGGCAGAACGTCCAGGCAGGGTTGGTTGCTGCGGGCCATAAAGTGATCGTGGTTGAGTTACCGGGGCATGGTGAGGACAAAACTCCACCGGCCACATTGAACCTGAATGCTTATCGGGACAAAGTGGTCGCCGCTATTAACGGCGTTAGCGGAAAAGTTGTCCTTGTTGGCCACAGCATGGGCGGAATGGTCATTACATCTGTTGCAGAAGTTATTCCGAACAAAATTGAAAAGCTGGTGTATATCGGTGCATTTTTACCGGCGACCGGTCAGTCGCTTGGAGATTTGGCCGGTACCGATGCCCAATCGCTGCTCGGACCTAACATTATACCTTCAGCTGATCAGTTGACCCTGGACATCAAAAGGGATCAGGTGGTCAACATTTTTTGCCAGGACGGGCCAGCATCGGTGCAGGCCCAGGTGAACGCAATGTTCAGGGTGGAGCCGGCGATCCCATTCGGCGATAAGGTTACCATCACAGCAGCGAATTTCGGGGCGGTAGATAAATACTACATCCATACCTTACTGGATCACGCGGTCGGCATCGACCTGCAAAACCGGATGGCCAAGGCTGCGGGGATAACAAAGCAGTACAATCTGAATAGCGGGCATTGTCCCTTCCTTTCAATGCCCGAACAGGTGACCTTGACACTGTTAACAATTACTAAATAA
- a CDS encoding MFS transporter — protein MNTPTYIRPWLLKWNWGIRITFFLILLSSIMEFASIALSQNYVLSYLGAQPEDITLGVQLTYAAIITTLPIQFRFLKYFETRNYLLFVTFISILLNVAFMVNTSVMAFFFIRFFQGCAVACLSGSMLVIIPGFLRPEHARPIGSTIFYGTVLSSSVLLGLIASAVIQSSDFTELYEYLILFQIIVFVVIFLAFNARSNIRKYPLYQIDWTGTVFFMMGAISLAYTLVYGSKYYWFSDRRIQFAAMISITSGVLYIVRQYLIKRPLINLEVFRYKKFWIGLLLLGFYYGSKESINIVYGYTVAVLQWSSTQEMILGLCSVSGLIIFMIITSQILIRKKDVIMYFFIVGLSMSLIYHLWMYFIFAPDLAFEDLLLPVFFQGAASGILFVPIMIFTLTSVPVTTGYSGLIIAAFTRFTSLLNAGAGFYNLQLYYGQIFKESFLIHLTSVDVNAAERLNGFKQLFVSKGFSTDQAASMANASLAKSLAVQAQLLSSRATFLFIAELTGAALLIVVTAVLFQLLYTSSSLNPIVASNGHSTKRS, from the coding sequence ATGAACACGCCAACCTATATCAGACCCTGGCTTTTGAAATGGAACTGGGGTATAAGGATCACATTCTTCCTGATCCTGTTGTCATCGATAATGGAGTTTGCCTCCATTGCGTTAAGCCAGAATTATGTATTGTCCTATTTAGGCGCCCAGCCGGAAGATATCACCTTGGGCGTGCAATTAACCTATGCGGCAATCATCACCACACTGCCGATACAATTCAGATTCCTTAAGTATTTTGAGACCAGGAATTACCTGTTGTTTGTCACGTTCATTTCCATATTGCTTAATGTGGCCTTCATGGTGAACACGAGTGTAATGGCATTCTTTTTCATCCGTTTTTTTCAAGGATGTGCTGTAGCTTGTCTGTCAGGAAGTATGCTGGTCATCATACCGGGCTTTTTACGCCCGGAACATGCCCGGCCAATCGGTTCTACGATCTTTTATGGCACTGTGCTAAGCAGCAGCGTATTGTTAGGACTCATTGCCTCAGCAGTTATCCAAAGTTCTGATTTCACCGAACTTTATGAGTACCTGATCCTGTTCCAGATAATCGTTTTTGTGGTGATTTTCTTAGCTTTCAACGCAAGGTCAAATATCCGAAAGTATCCTTTATATCAAATAGACTGGACCGGAACTGTTTTTTTTATGATGGGGGCAATTAGCCTGGCTTATACTCTTGTTTACGGCTCAAAATATTATTGGTTTTCCGACAGGCGCATACAATTTGCGGCCATGATCAGCATTACCAGTGGGGTTTTATACATAGTCCGGCAATACCTGATTAAAAGGCCGCTGATTAACCTCGAGGTTTTCAGATACAAAAAGTTTTGGATTGGCTTGCTGTTGCTGGGATTTTACTACGGATCAAAGGAAAGTATCAACATAGTTTACGGCTATACAGTAGCCGTTTTACAATGGAGCTCAACGCAGGAGATGATCCTTGGCCTGTGCAGCGTCAGCGGGTTGATCATTTTCATGATCATTACTTCCCAGATCCTGATCCGGAAAAAAGATGTCATCATGTACTTTTTTATAGTCGGCCTGAGCATGTCGCTCATTTACCATCTCTGGATGTATTTTATATTCGCACCCGACCTGGCGTTCGAAGATCTGCTCTTGCCCGTCTTTTTTCAGGGTGCAGCTTCCGGCATACTTTTCGTTCCCATTATGATTTTTACGCTGACATCGGTTCCCGTGACCACCGGTTACTCAGGGTTGATCATAGCCGCTTTTACCCGCTTTACTTCCTTACTAAATGCCGGTGCCGGGTTCTACAACCTGCAACTTTATTATGGACAAATTTTTAAAGAAAGCTTTCTTATTCATCTCACCAGCGTCGACGTTAATGCCGCAGAACGACTGAATGGTTTCAAACAACTTTTTGTATCCAAAGGCTTTTCAACCGATCAGGCCGCTAGCATGGCCAACGCCTCGTTGGCAAAATCGCTGGCTGTTCAGGCACAGTTGCTAAGCAGCAGGGCAACCTTCCTTTTTATTGCTGAATTAACGGGGGCTGCATTACTGATCGTCGTAACCGCTGTGTTATTTCAATTGCTATACACCAGTTCCAGTCTGAATCCGATTGTGGCTTCAAATGGACACTCAACTAAAAGATCATGA
- a CDS encoding TolC family protein: MENIYFKPCKNRLIRILLCQILLIPSIVYAQQDARPYQISLQQAISLGRSNNNLVKAAQSEESAAKADLSDAKINALPSIIASGDYQRFTSLTLYDGFLGHAHSVPKRPSSNGADLNVSAAFNLYSGGKQKAFEAEQNGRKELATVGTLEQTASVSLQVVVQYLGMVRLNDQKRFIQEQVLRAETRVKNINALYSNQKVTRSDVLRAELVLSSVKLNLEQADNDITIASQKLNVLLNLPDSIRVLPADSANMPRPLADTLNSLISEATRSAYVIQKSAFNLKIQEARISGIKANYLPSLALISSYGFSYPNTIFYPPVDQAYSIGFVGLKVSYNISSIYQNKNKMSAGKSRLRELSYVQQNIKDNVKQEANSLLIKYREALNRITVTEKSIEQARVNYKIVSAKYFNQLALLTDLLDADNLYQESRFNLVQAQTGAQLIYYQLLYESGKF; the protein is encoded by the coding sequence ATGGAAAATATTTACTTCAAGCCTTGTAAAAACAGGCTGATCAGGATCCTTTTGTGCCAAATTTTACTGATCCCGTCAATTGTTTATGCCCAGCAGGATGCCAGGCCATACCAAATTTCCTTACAGCAGGCCATCAGCCTGGGAAGATCAAATAATAACCTCGTCAAAGCAGCGCAAAGCGAGGAGAGCGCGGCTAAGGCGGATCTCAGTGATGCGAAGATCAATGCCCTTCCTTCCATTATCGCAAGCGGTGATTACCAGCGCTTCACGAGTTTAACCTTGTATGACGGCTTTTTAGGGCACGCCCATTCCGTTCCGAAGCGCCCCAGCTCCAACGGCGCTGACTTGAATGTTTCGGCTGCATTCAATTTATACTCCGGCGGCAAGCAGAAAGCATTTGAAGCAGAGCAAAACGGCAGAAAAGAACTGGCTACGGTTGGAACGCTTGAACAAACTGCAAGCGTCAGCTTGCAGGTAGTAGTCCAATACCTTGGTATGGTCAGACTGAATGACCAGAAACGCTTTATACAGGAGCAGGTACTCCGGGCCGAAACACGGGTGAAAAACATCAATGCGCTATACAGCAATCAAAAAGTTACCCGGAGCGATGTTCTCCGCGCCGAGCTGGTCCTTTCTTCTGTCAAATTAAATCTGGAACAAGCAGACAACGATATAACGATCGCCAGTCAGAAACTCAATGTGTTACTAAACCTACCCGACAGCATCAGGGTGTTACCGGCTGATTCTGCAAACATGCCCCGTCCACTGGCGGATACCTTGAATTCCTTAATCAGTGAAGCTACCAGAAGTGCGTATGTCATTCAAAAATCCGCCTTTAACCTAAAAATCCAGGAGGCCCGTATTAGCGGAATTAAAGCCAATTATTTGCCATCCCTCGCACTTATTTCCAGCTACGGGTTCAGTTATCCGAATACCATCTTTTATCCACCAGTCGACCAGGCATACAGCATTGGCTTTGTCGGATTGAAGGTCTCGTATAACATCTCATCAATTTATCAAAACAAAAACAAAATGTCTGCCGGTAAGAGCCGGCTGCGAGAACTGAGCTACGTTCAGCAAAATATAAAGGATAATGTGAAACAGGAAGCTAACAGCTTACTGATTAAATACCGGGAAGCGCTGAACCGGATTACGGTGACTGAAAAATCTATTGAGCAGGCCAGGGTAAACTACAAGATCGTCAGCGCCAAATATTTTAATCAACTGGCACTGTTAACCGACCTGCTGGACGCCGATAATCTTTACCAGGAAAGCCGCTTCAACCTGGTACAGGCGCAAACCGGCGCTCAACTTATTTATTACCAATTACTTTATGAATCAGGAAAGTTTTAA
- a CDS encoding helix-turn-helix transcriptional regulator, translating into MIEENLKENYRKVAFNLYTLRTVKGWTQEQLAIFSNVERAKISRIENYREDFLFSTILKLAATLDVPTQALLDLSVDVPPDFEQNRKKQPKKRNKQS; encoded by the coding sequence ATGATTGAAGAAAATCTAAAGGAAAACTATCGCAAAGTTGCTTTCAATCTTTATACTCTTAGAACCGTTAAAGGCTGGACTCAGGAACAGTTGGCAATTTTCAGTAATGTAGAGCGCGCAAAGATTAGTCGAATTGAAAACTACAGAGAAGATTTTCTGTTCTCCACAATACTGAAACTTGCGGCCACTTTGGACGTACCCACCCAAGCTCTTCTTGATCTCAGTGTTGATGTGCCTCCTGATTTTGAACAGAATCGCAAAAAGCAACCAAAAAAAAGGAATAAACAGTCATAA